Within Acidimicrobiales bacterium, the genomic segment GCCACCGAGACCAAGAAGGACGGTGACGATGGAAGTCCGAACGGTCTCCGAGCTCTCTGCACGCGTCAACCGACTCGAAGCGCGCGTCGCCGAGGATCGCCGGCTGATCGCGTCCCAACAGGAAGCGATCGGGTTCCAGCAGGCGATGATCCAAGAGCTGTCCGATGCCTACGACCTGTTCGAGACCGCCGTGATCGAGATGGCGAACCACGATCCGGACAGCAGGTCCTCCTCACACAAGCCCAACCTTCGCTTGCTGCGCTAGCTGCCGCAGCTGAACCAGCTCAACTCGCCGGCACCGTTCACCGATTCGTCCCGGGCGGCTTCCGGCCGCGCGCCGTAGCGCGCGAGACTGGCCGCGACGATTCCGGGGTGGGATGAGCGCTGAAGGAAGACTTCGGTGCTGGGGGCGTGGCCGGCGTCCAAAGTCGCGGCTGCTGCGGGTCGTTGTGCTGGTCGGCGGCGTGGCCGCGGCGCGTGCTGTCGGGTCCCGCTGGCTGCAGACCGAGCATCGCGGGGCTCACCGTGGTGACGACGAGCGCCGCGACGACGGGGTCGTGCTCCACGGCCCCGACGAGGAGGCCTGCCGGCGGCGGGCCCGGGCCGGACACGCCGATGCCATGTGCGATCTCGGCGTGATGCTCGCCGGGCGGGGGCAGGTCGCCGAGGCCACCGAGCTCTTCGCCGGCGCCGCCCGGTCCGGTTATGCCCGGGCCATGTACAACCTTGCCGTCTTGTCGGAGGTGAACGACCCCAGCAAGGCCGAGGAGTGGTACCTACGTGCTGCCGGCGCGGGTCAGACCGACGCCATGTACAACCTCGGCGTCGGCCTGGAGCAACA encodes:
- a CDS encoding tetratricopeptide repeat protein, whose translation is MSAEGRLRCWGRGRRPKSRLLRVVVLVGGVAAARAVGSRWLQTEHRGAHRGDDERRDDGVVLHGPDEEACRRRARAGHADAMCDLGVMLAGRGQVAEATELFAGAARSGYARAMYNLAVLSEVNDPSKAEEWYLRAAGAGQTDAMYNLGVGLEQQGHVGDAERWYRRAAGTEHLHAMNNLGVMLQRRDEVGEARIWFQRAAQAGQVDAMGNLGALLARRGQLSEAEAWLRRAAESGQVEAMGRLGEMLQMRGETGQAEEWYRRGAQANA